GGTGGGAGGGTGAGAGGTCAAATTTTTTgctgattgaaaaaataatataatttgaaagaataaaagaagaatgCAAGTCCTTTGGATGAGTCTCTTGGCAAAGAATTTATGAGAGGATTTGAAAGGGCATTGTACAAGATGGTCATGGGTAAGATCGAGGGAATGTGATCTGCACTTTTGTTGAGAATAcatatattgatatgatcatagaGTTCCTGGAGTGTAGGAATGTTAGTGATTGATATCTTTCAAagccattattttcttttttttcatttttatttaaagttctgAGGTCCAAATCCTATTCCTCaatccctcctcttccccccctccctgagatggtaagcaatcagatatggATTATTCATGGACTTTTAtctaaaacatttccaaattagtcattttgtataagaatctcaaaagaaatattgaaaatagcatacttcagtctgcattcaatcaatatcagttctttctctggaggtagaaaatatgcttcattgtaagtcctttgggattgtcttggatcattgtattactgagaatagctagtTTTATAagtgttctcctggctctgttcatttcattatTCAAATACAGTATTCATGTATCTTTCCAGGTTGTTCTGAAATCAtcatgtttgtcatttcttatagcacaataatattttattacaatcCTATATCTGAGAGTTGCTTTAATgtgtatttctctgatcaatagtgatttagatgactttttcatatgattatagacagttttgatttctttgtctgaaaattgtctattcatatcctttgaccacttatcaattagggaatgacttatacTTTTGTTGTTGTACTTTGTTGTTGTACTTTTTGTTGGCTCAGTTCTCTACCATGAACTGTAAATCTGTAAGAACCTTAAGAATATAGAGTTAAAAtaacataatagaaaaatatagataagacatgaagttttattctctgggatttatgGTCAAAATCTATAGGTAATGGAGAACATCTAAGATGGTCACCAAGATAGAACTTAGGGAAACACAGTAAATTTATACAAAaccaaagaataggaaaaaaatatttagccaTCCTTAGTGGCCTAACCATGAGAGTTGCATAATAACTCTGGTCCAGATGGCTTTTCAAAGATTAACCTAAATTCTGGTTATTTCTTCTTGGGAGGAAGGTCTCCATGTATCCTGATCATTGTCTTCTTAGATGAAACAGGAGATACCTGggagtcttaatttcttattaTGTTTGGCAAGGTGACTAATACAAaacctgcatatatatatatatgtatatatatatatgtatacatatatatacactctAACAGAAAttaatctttaattaaaatagttttgagaaattattacttgatatttcttttcacaccacatatttgaaaaatattctcttctctttactcaCATTCCCTAGTTCAAATTCTCACTCCTACTATATCTTACCTCCACTCTCTCCTTCAACAATCTATCCTTCACAGAATTGTCATAATTATATACATGGGGTTTGATCAGGTCACTCCCTTGTCCCAAAATCTTTAGTAACTTCTCATTCCCTACAAGTAAAGTAGACATTTCTGACTCCCATCTTTCAAGATTTCACAGTCTGGCTTACTTCATACTATTCCCCCAGCCCATACTCTGTTCCCTGGTTATATTTACCCTCTCCCACTTCTCTGTACTTTAGTTTCAGCCATGAATTTTGTCAGAAATAGTCATTCCCTCCAAACTAACATTTCCACACACCCCCACCCTCTCCCAGGTATTTCTTTCCTTCAGACTCAGCTCATGAACCTCTTCTTTCAGCAAACCTCCTTCACAATCTCTTCCCCCTCATctttaggaaaatgattttttttccatcaaatttCTCATGTCTTCTGCCTGCACATCTTAGGTCTTATCTCCTCTTCCCTTTGACCaggtatgtgtttgtgtgtttgtgtgtgtgtgtgtctgtgtgtgtgtgtgtgtgtgtatctcctgTCTCCCCATTAGATCCATGCTTGGACTCATGCTGAAAAATGCTCTTCATCTTCAGAGAGAGAGATCTGACAAACTCTgagtgcagattaaagcataattttttcattttatatttcttttaatttttttcatcatggctAATATAGAACTAGGTttctgcatgatttcacatgtataattgatgccatattgcttgccttctcattggGTGTGGGAGGAGCAGGAGGgagaatttgaaaacaaaaattttaaaatgttaaaaatagattttaaaaaagattagggggcagctaggtggagcagtggatagagcaccagccctggagtcaggagtatctaagttcaaatccaacctcagacatttaataattatctagctgtgtggccttgggcaagtcacttaacctcatttgccttgcaacttaaaaaaaagaaaaaagattagaagCTTCTCGAGGAGAAGGCATTTATTTTATCATCAGTGCTTAGAGCAGCTCTATAGTAAATGCTCTCTCAGTGTTTTTCTGTTGGATTGAATTGTTTCCCAAACAATTCTCCCATCTCTTACCCCTCCATTTCTCTTTCCCATCTCTGTAGCCCCATCCATACTCCCTTATTTTGACCTTTCATTCCAGTGATCATACTTTTTTGgtaggagaaaaaagaagcaaaataggaACTGAGTACTTCCTCTTCTCCATTGTCTGTTACTGTCTGATTCCTCCTCCAGACTTCTTCTTTTTCTCAACATAAAGAGGAATACCTAATTTGTTCACCTAGTTCTTTGCTTTTTTGGATTTTCAACTTCctcacatctttttttaaaaatttaatttaatttgttttcttatttttttaaactttcttacATCTTAAAAACAATAGAATTCTCATGTCCATCCTCCTTATTCATTTCTATCTCCTATCTCTGTTTCTTCAGAATTCCTGGCATTACAGATCGAATGGGTCCAGTTGGGGGCCGGAGCCCAGAAGCTGGTGAGGGTCCTGAGGTTTTGAAGGACCATGGAGTGCCTTCGAGGATTTCACTCACATTCATGGATGGGGCCCTGAGTCTTGGTGTGCTAGCACTGATTGCTCCCCTTGTCTTGCTCCTGGGTGGTCCCATCATGATGTTCCTGCTGGTGTCTCTAATgttgtgcttcctgagctttgacATTTTGCATGGGTAAGAGGGCTGGATTCCTGGGTGTTTCTGCCCCAGCTCACTCTGATTTCTGGCCTCAATCTCACCTTgggttctcttttctttgcagGGGCCAGGATGTACCTCTGTCTGGAAGACCAATATTTAGACCCCTTGGCCTGGGAGCTGGGGGTGAAGGCCCCCACTTACAAGAATCACTGTTCTCCTCTAAGTTACACCAAGCCTTGGATGGATTCCTGCTCTTCACAGGCTTAGGGCTCATGTTTGGGGCCCTGATACCCTTGGGTATCTTCAGTCTTGTAATCAGCCTACAGGCTCTGAGAGCCTGATGCAAAGTATCTGTACTCCGGCAATCAGCAGGCTAAAAGAGTCTCATCACAGAAAATACATGAGGATTGCCCCAGCCTCTGCCTCTGAATTTCCTTTCCAAATGTCTCAAGGCCACCTTGGGGTGGGTGGCCTGGAAAGAAGGCTCAAACTTTTTCTAGATCCCAGGGTTTGAAAACCAATATAAAAGCCTCTTGAGCCAAGATCTTGTGATAGTGTAAGGAGGCTATGTGATCCCTTCTACCACACAATTTGAATCTTGGGATTTATAGTTCAAAAGGGCCTTTGGGGATCCTTTGGGCCTAAATCTCTCATTTTCATAggagaacaaattgaaaatcaGAGAGACAAAGGGATTTTTTCATTTACCAGTTGATTAAGTTATTGAAGAAAATTCCCCAAAGTAAAGATGTTTTGGCTTTAAAGAAGAGCAAAAACCAAATTATGATAAAATCACTTTATTATAGTTCAATAAATTGTGACCTTCAACAAATCTGTAAGGTGGGGGAGGTCAAACTTTCAGTCTGATGGGCATTTACTCTTGGCTTAAATATCCCATCATCTCCAGTTCATCCAACCAAAGGACATGACCCTCAAAGTAGGAAGAGGTAAGGGGGGGCAAGGTGAGGAAGAGATTGGGGGGGGAGGCATTCCAGTGAAAGGAAGAGTCTTAAGACCCAATCCCAAAGTATACCTAGAAAACCTACTGATGGCATAACAAgctgaacttttttattttattcaaagaaGTTGTCTCTCAGCACCCTTTTCAAATACTAATTGACTGGTATCTAGCTTGAACCTGACCACTTCTCTGTTTCCCAATTTGATCAAAAAGAGGCtcatgaaataggggaatttccaATCACTTGTTAGTGAAATATAagtttaaatatgtttaaaactCATTCACCTTTGACACAGTATACATTAAATATGTAACAGAATTCCATGAAGTTGAAGGGTCCAAGACTTTGGGGTCATGGATTATGAGGCCCTGGCAAGAGTCTGAAGAATGGGAGATTTAAAACTGGGAGGTTGGGGAGATGCAGAAACCTGAggtagcactggccctggaggcaatGATGAGGTCATTGAACCTCAGTGAAATGCTGTGCCCACTCCTTGGTCCATCCCTAGCACTATCCTAACTCCTCCCTTATCCCTTTCTTAGCAATACCCTATATAAACCCTGGCATTACTTGCTCTGCCTTTGCAACTGTCCTAACTTTCTCTCTTAACTTTCCTACTTTCTTAGGGAATTCCAGAAGTTTCCTTAAGAAACAACCCAGTTACAACACTCTTgtcattttccttaatttctctccTTTATGCTACTTCTCTCCTACTGGCTGCTGCTGATCTGCCTGGTTACAATACTCTCGTAACTGCCTTACTTTACTTTGCTAAATTCCCTAGCAGATGCAATAATCTTACAATTGCCTTTACTTATTCTCTCAACGTTTTTTAGATTTCCTTAATCTATTACTCTCAATTTCCTTGTTTCTTTAATATCCATAGCAGGagtaggcaattttttttttctaccatgggtcatttggatatttataccATCATTTGAGGTTAAATTTAGTCTTAAAAGTTCCTAGTTTTATTGACTTTTGACTCCCAcctgcttttattattttttttttagatttttcaaggcaaatggggttaagtggcttgcccaaggccacagggctcggtaattattaagtgtctgaggtcaatttgagcccaggtactcctgactccaaggctggtgctctagccactgcaccacctagctgcccttcctccCACCTGCTTTTGCCAGTAATGCTAGACCAATACAGCTCAAGGGTCGgaggttccccatccctgctACTGTAATGcatgaataaactttttttggtCCCTAATACTTCTGGTCAAGAGTCTTTGCATGAATTCATTCAAATATTCTCAAATCCTAAACTAGACCACCCTAACATTTTTCCttcatcaggaagatctggagaAATAATTCTATGGCAGCTTCATCTTCAGCTTTCTGACTAAATCAAGAAAGAATGTAGGTCACATCTcaggtaggtttttttttttgaccaggaAGTGTTTAGAAACCAGGGAATAGCAAAGAGGGAAGCTGAGGAATCTTAGGATTGTGTTCTTCCTTGAAGAACACAAAATCACAGAACAAGGAAGGAGTTTAGTGTGCTTCTGgcccaaacttttcattttactaaagggagaaactgaggcatagaggaGTCATTATAGTACTAAGTTAGATCTTGGCCTAGTGAACTCCTTTTGTCTGGAGGGTCTTGACAGTTTATCTCTTCGGAAGGAAAagactttgacttttttttttaaaaaagtcattttttggtttttttttttttgccaaagagTGCTGGTCCCCGGGCCccagataagaaaagaaaaaaagacagggaCTAGAATCTGGACTTGAGGGGTCCAATGGGCTCTGTTCTCTGTGGCCCTGTCCTTACCCCTCCCCCAAAGCCGGGTCACAATGGGGCCCCTGGGGTTGGGTGGAGGCAGGGGAGACCAAGAGCCAGATTTCAAGGGTTCCTTCCCAGCTCGGCTTAGAGAGCTGGCGGTGGCGACATGACCAAGGCTGCTCTGCTAAGAGGTGAGTCTAGCCCCACCATGGCCCTGGcatatttctccctttttatcCCCTATATGGTTTTAtgttccctctcctctctcttcaccTTTGTCTCcttatcttttctgttttctcccTAGTTCTCTCTTGGTGTCTTCCTATGCTTTgccttgttttgatttttgtcccTTTCCCTCTAAATTAGAAGGATGCTGTGGATATGTAGACATATCTCAATTCCaacaaaacttttgaaaaaagtcTCTTATGCTCTCCCAGAGGCCACCATAGAAAGATGTGAGCTAGAGGATCAAACAGATGGATTGGGGAAAAGGGAAACTTGACTCCTTTGGTAGGCATTGTTGACTTGAGATCTCTTAACTAGGTATCCCAGGGTTctgtgctatttaacatttttacctAGTCTGATGATATGAAGCTCAGAAATATTAGATGATAGTTAAGACCCAAAGAACTTCAATAATAAAGTTCTAAACTTTAGGTTTAAAACAGTTTCTTTAGTATATAGGATAGGTGAGTATAGGTCAGATTGCTAATGCTCCATTGCATCCATTCTCATCAATGTGTATAGTCATGTTCAGACTCCATTGGGATTCATTCTTATCAATGTGTGGATCACAAGTCATCATGTAAACCTTTCCTTGCCCATGCCTATGCAACTCTTATCTGCTGTTCTCACAAAAATTCATTACAGCAAATCCACCCAATGTTACAGAAGCCCTCTGACCCCTCATTCTCTGTAATTACCTGAATACTAATAGAGCTCGTCAATTGACCTTATGTCATTCCTGGCCTTTACTATGCAACAAACTTTTTTCCAGtaatacatttctcttttatctaaattttgtctagTTAGTTTTCAGTAATATACTGGACTCTGGAGGGATAAAGgattagatagattttttttttgcctaacaATATTTATAGGAAGATCACTATGGAACTTGGTCTTGAACCATGCCACTATTTCCATTTTCAGCCCAGATTAGTATGATTCTGTAGAGTTTGTCACTAGCtagtcaatcagtaaacatttattaagcatgtattaTGGGCCAGTTTCTGTGCTATCTACAAATACTGAGAAAACTCAAACATAGTCCTTAATAGAGATCACAGGCAAACAAATATGTACCAAAAACTATGGacaggagaaataggaaataactaaGGCAGGAGGGCAttaaaattaagataaatttgggggcagctaggtggcacagtggttaaagcactggccctggaatcagaagtacctgggttcaaattcggtctcagatactcaataattacctatgtgtggccttgggcaagccacttaaccccatttgccttgcaaaaatctaaaaaaaaattaagagaaatttagAAAGGTTTCCTGAAGAAGCTGAAATTTTAGTTGGGACCTAATGGAAGCTAGTGAAGCcaagaaatgaggagggagaacattccaaagATGGGGTACAGTAAGAGGAAAAATGCCTGGAGCTAAGAGGATGAAGTATTCCTTTTGTGGAACAGTCAGGAAGCCAAtgtttctggatcaaagagtatgggCAGAGTGGAAATTGTAAAAAGTTTATCAAAACAAGGATTTTGTATTGGATTCTAGAGGCAATGGGAagccaatggagtttattgagtatatGAAGTAACAGGTTAAACCTATattctaggaaaatcactttagcaacTGAATTGAGGATAGatcagaaaggagagaaatttgtgGGAGGGAGACCAATGGGCAAGTTATTGGCAATAATCCAAGTATGAGGTGACGAAGGATGTCATCAGGATGGTGGCTATGTCAGAGGAGAAACAGAACATACCCAAAGAGTGACTATGTTGTTCTCTGTTTTGTGTATGAGTATATCTCTCACCCAAATGGCCTCCAGGTTCATCCCAAGCCTAATCTTCACTTAAAGCTGTGTATTCTCTCTGACTTTTAGTCTGCAAAAATGGCCTTAGACCACAGCCTTCCAGTCATTTTGTTATTCTAGGAGTCCTGTCTCCAGCAGACCTCCCCAGGTTCCAAGATCTCATTTCTCTTATGTCATCTCTTATGATATTTTTATGCAGTTTCTCTTGTAGTTTCCTTTTGTAATGGTATTTCAACTTGTTCTTGCACACTATGATGCTCCAAAGGCTAGATAACCACTTACATGGATAAGACCTGGACATGTTAACAACTTCATAAATGAAAGTATGATATggcagaaaaacaaaatgtataaatACCTTAATGTTCATTCAACAAACaaattctttttgggggggatttttgcaaggcagtgggattaagtgatttggctaAATATGttttaagcatctgaggcaatatttaaactcagatcctccagctccaaggctggtgctctaaccactgtaccacctagcaagGCAATAAACAAATTCTTATTAAACCCCAACtataagtggataaagcaccagacccggagtcaggagtgcttgggttcaaatctggtctcagacactttaataattacctagctttgtggccttgggcaagccatttaactccatttgcctttcaaaaaaacatgaaaaaaaaccaaacaaaaccaccaactatgtgcaaagcattatGCAATGTGATAGGGAACctaggtaaaaataaaatagttgttACTACTGTGGGGTAAGGGTATAAATCTGAAGAGAGAACCCTTATAAGCTGAAAAAGTAGCAAAGGATATATGTAGCATGTGGCATCTGAAATGACCCTTGAAGGAGAaactaagaattctaagagatggagatgaggaaggagtatATTCTAGAGATGAAAGGGCCCAGAGGAAGGAGATGAAGCTCAGAGGATAGTTAGGCTGAGTTCTTGCTTTCATTCATCTCAGTCAGAGTTCTGGTACCATATTTCATGAAAGATAATGACAGGCAATGTGGTTTTGAAGAATTATCTACAGTTTACTGTTACCAATGGGAAATTGCttagaaaagtcagaaaagaaCCCTTGACTTTTTAACTCAtatccatcagattggcaaagatagCAAAATATGAAAATGCTAAGTGTTCAGGGGCTGTGAGCGATAGCAAAATATGAAAATGCTAAGTGTTCAGGGGCTGTGAGCTTAGATGAATGGAGTTATAAACTGGtccaactgttctggaaaacaatttggaattagactaaaaaagtcactaaactgtgtATATATATCCTTTGAAATAGTGATGTTACTATGAGGCCTATACCACAAAGATACCAAAGACAGAGGAGATTTGATGTAtacagaaataaagtaaaaaaaaaaactttaggagtagcaaagaactggaagttggGTGCTCAATGATAGAAGAGTGGGGgacggctagatggcacagtggatggagcactggccctggagtcaggaggacctgagttcaaatcctgtctcagacacttaatcattacctagctgtgtggccttgggcaagccacttaaccccatttgccttgcaaaaaaaccctaaaaaaatgatagaagagtGGATGAATATTAGATAGAAGTATATCAGTGTAGTAAGTATGATTGTGCTATCAAACTTGATATGAAGATTTATATGATTCAGAGCAAAGTAGAACTAGGATAACAATATACGTGACCATCAGAATAATATCATGGAAAGCAACATTAGAGACTCCAGAGCATTGATCAGTGAAGTGACCAATTGTGACTTTAGATGGGTGACTGCAAAGTTGATGCCCCTTACTCACAACGATCAAGAGGAAGGCATTATAGTCCAGTACTTCCTGAGAAGAACATAAGCTCAGTACATATAGACTGTAATCTGAACAATTGGAGAGAGGATTGCATCAAAGGGACCAGATATCCAGTATGTACATGTTAAGAGAGCTCATAGCTGAGGATGACCGATATGATAAAAGACATTCAAACCGTAGGAGAACTGGGTTGAAAGAAATGGGGAAGACAGAAGAAGACAGGACCTACGGAGAATGTGATAGCTGTCTTTATCTTTCATAAAAGTAGTCATTTCAGTTCTATGTGTTTGCTAAAGCCCAGAATGGGAAACAATTGGTGGAAATTACATAAAGTTTACTGAAGCTCAATAtacagaaaaacttcctaaaaatacATAGGGTTATCTAAAAGTGAAATTATGGCCTTAGGAAGTAGCAAGTTCTAAttagaagtcttcaagcaaaagttGATTGGATGGCCACTTGTCAGGGATATAGAGAAAATTTTTGTTCAGGGATAAGTTGAATTAGGCCCACTACATGTAGCCTTTCTAGTTCTTATCTTCTGCCCCCTTCCCAACTTCATCTTCTGTCTCCATGCTTCTATTCTCTTGGTTCAcctgctttctttttccttcccatctcttGTTCACACCTCAAGTCCTTATCTCTGCTATCCTCTCCTGGGCCCACCTCCATAACTCTCATCTCTCCtaactccctcttttcctttccatgtCTTTGGTTTAGTCCTCTCCTACCTCctatctcttcccttttttcctcccttaatcTCTTTTATCTTAACTTCTATAATGAAATTCTGGGATCCCAGAACCCACCTGCTTTTCTAAAGCATCTTAATCAGTTTCCAGGGGCCCAACACCTATGATCCCTGAAGGAACATTAGTTGAGGTTTCTCCTGGGTCTTTGGGGGTTTTCCTACATTCTGgcctttcaaggaaaaaaataatttcagtctGACAAGTCATCAAAGAAAGAGTACCGGAACACACCTGTATTGAGAGGCACAGGGAATGGTCTAGACAGTATATCCAGTCCACTCAAGCCTCTGTCTCTCACTCCCTTTCTCTTCATTACTCTTCCAGTCTTTCTGGGAGTTGGTTCCAAGCTTCTGCCAATACTTTAAGGATCTATAGCTACTTTTTCTGCAGATATAATTGATAGAGACTGTAAACCTTCCACACCTTAGAAGATGGTCCCTGTAGTCTGTTATGACCCTAAACATTCAAACATTAGCCAACCTTTTCAGGAGATGAGCATCTCCACAGTTTGCTAAGGAGGGTTTCCTTGTTTCTGTTATACTATAGTGTCTATATCCATGGTTCACTCCCCTGATGGGGCACTGGAAGCAAACTTCTAAACTCTCCACTATCACCAGCAGCAAAAAGGGATCTGAGGTGGTTGCTCTAGGTTAGAAGCCTACAAAAGTTGAAGAATTTCCAGGCTTCAGCTTTGCCTTCTCAGATTTTTATCAGTTCCTAGCTCAAAGGGAGAACTAGGGAATCTTTGCCCTGGGTCCCCAAACTCTCCATTGGACCTTGAAATTAGGGCTGGGTAGTTGGAGGCAGGCAAAAACTTTGGGTTCTCATTCCCTGTCCTCTAATGACAATTGTTCCCAGGTGGGATACTGAGAACAAGGCATATGCAGGCCCCAACCAGGGGCCAAATCATGACCTCTTCTTCACAACTGGGTTGGGCAACTGGCACTTCTGCCCCAAGGTGCTCTGGCTTTCTCAGCCTTCTCCATCCTGGAAGGAGAGGGAACAGTCTCATTAAGCTTCTTGGACaccctggtgtgtgtgtgtgtgtgtgtgtgtgtgtgtgtgtgtgtgtgtgtgtccaagaAACTAATGAAACTGCTTCCCTCCTACGCCATCAAGTAAGCAAGATTATTCCAGGACATTTCATTACCAGAagttctcttctgtttcttttctctctctttcctctcttcttccagaACCTCACTACTTTGGGATCACTTCCTGTGGCTTTTCAGATTCTTTGGGACTATAAATCTCTCCCCAGATGATGCTGTAGGAACATTCCCTATGACTTAGAATCAGCCCCTTCCCAGCCCCTTATTCCTTATAGACTTTTGAATCAACCCTCTGTGAATTTAGTCACTTGGTTATCCACTCAGTTCTCCTTCAAGTATTTTCAGACCACTTCCCACTAAGTCTTTCCCTCCTGCTTTGGGATCCCTCTTCCTTTTGTATTTTGGCCTCCTAACCTGCTCCCATAGTTTCCTTCAGCTCCTGACTCTTTGAGATCTGCTCTCCTTAGGTAATCTGGGAAGATTTGATTTTCCCCCAGGTGCTTGGAGATCACAGACCCTCCCTTCACCCTCCCCTGCAGGTGCACCAGGTCGATGCAGCAGCGGACCAGAACGGAGGGAGCAACGGACGAAGCAGGGGCGGGAGAAGGTTTGAGGCCTAACTGGCGGAGCTGGGCACTTTGTCGAATTTGGGAAAATTGGTGGGAGGGTTCCGGAGGAATCCGACGGCGCTGGTCATCCTGGTGCTCCTCCTCCTGTTGGTGGGTGCCCGTGCAGCGGGGTCTGTGGCTGCTTGAATCTGGCCTCTACCTGCTGCTGTCTCTGGGACTGTGCCATGCTCTCTTCACCACGGGCTGCCACCTGCTGCGTTCCCTCTGGCCTGTAGCAGCTGCTATATGGAAGCATCTCCTGCCAGCTCTGCTGTTGATGGCCTTGAGTGCGCTGCCAGCCTTGCTGTTTGCTGCTTCCTTCCTACTGCTCCTCTCCACCCTACTCAGCCTGCTGGGGCTACTGACCGGCATGTCCCGGCCTGGACCTGTCATCAGCCTCAATGCTGGCTTCGACCCTGGCACCAGGCCCATCTAAGACGAGGGACCATCATCTGCCCCCTAACACTACCCCCAATCCAGCCTTGGTCTTGAACCCGTCCTCAACCCCATCCAATACAAGGGACGGGCTTTGCCCCCAGCCACCGCCCCTTGCCTGACCTGTCTGCTCTGTCTGGATTGGATTCAGGAGTCCCCGGCGCTCCCTTTCCTTCAGTCTCCTATCTATTCTGGCCCAGTCAAACCCAGGAATTCCCACCTGACCCACAGACCTGTACTGCTGGTCTTTTTAGTCCCAGAAGTCCTGACTACCTGGATCCATATCCAATAACTCTAAAACCATTTTCACGCAGTAGTCCAGAgccctgaatttggaatcagaaccTTGGCTCAAACCCTATCTCTGTtccttacctgtgtgaccttgggtgggtCAGTATACCCTCCtgggctttggtttcctcatcagtaaaataagaagGATGGCCTAGGTGATCTTTtaacatcccttccaactctaaattgtATGATATGAtgaccttttcccttttctatggtTTCAGTCCATCTCAATTCTTCTCAGAAATTCCTACCCCTGGTCTTTGGTCTGTGGCTCCCCACTCTATACTCAGAAACCTCAGCTTGGAAGGACCAACCAGGCTCTGGGTTGGATGAGAGAAAAGTTATTGCTGTTAAGGCACCCTCTTCTCAGAAGCAAAGAAGAGGGAAGTAGAGGCTCCAAGTATGAGCAACTAAGGCAAagacaggattctggggctctaaGAGATCTGGACTGAACTGTGGCCCAACATATCCTTGTGCACTGGATCTTCCCATTTAGAGTGAGAATAAGCAGAAAGGTGGAAGCAATTCTTTCAGGTCCCAATCCAGAGTCCAGTCTAGAATCCAACACTTCAGACTTTTAAGTGTGAAGGGTTGTGCATAATAGCCTTTTCTGAAAATTGGGACATGATTCCAGGTGGGATGACCTTGGTAAGATATACTGGCATGGGGTTATATTTGAGAAGAGGTGTTATTTATGAGAAG
The Macrotis lagotis isolate mMagLag1 chromosome 3, bilby.v1.9.chrom.fasta, whole genome shotgun sequence genome window above contains:
- the C3H20orf141 gene encoding uncharacterized protein C20orf141 homolog isoform X1 — encoded protein: MVDPSPTVKPQIRIPGITDRMGPVGGRSPEAGEGPEVLKDHGVPSRISLTFMDGALSLGVLALIAPLVLLLGGPIMMFLLVSLMLCFLSFDILHGGQDVPLSGRPIFRPLGLGAGGEGPHLQESLFSSKLHQALDGFLLFTGLGLMFGALIPLGIFSLVISLQALRA
- the C3H20orf141 gene encoding uncharacterized protein C20orf141 homolog isoform X2 encodes the protein MAGPMGRRIPGITDRMGPVGGRSPEAGEGPEVLKDHGVPSRISLTFMDGALSLGVLALIAPLVLLLGGPIMMFLLVSLMLCFLSFDILHGGQDVPLSGRPIFRPLGLGAGGEGPHLQESLFSSKLHQALDGFLLFTGLGLMFGALIPLGIFSLVISLQALRA
- the TMEM239 gene encoding transmembrane protein 239; amino-acid sequence: MQQRTRTEGATDEAGAGEGLRPNWRSWALCRIWENWWEGSGGIRRRWSSWCSSSCWWVPVQRGLWLLESGLYLLLSLGLCHALFTTGCHLLRSLWPVAAAIWKHLLPALLLMALSALPALLFAASFLLLLSTLLSLLGLLTGMSRPGPVISLNAGFDPGTRPI